Proteins from one Monodelphis domestica isolate mMonDom1 chromosome 6, mMonDom1.pri, whole genome shotgun sequence genomic window:
- the FIBIN gene encoding fin bud initiation factor homolog, whose product MPGLWYFWMGFLCHLCHGYFDGPLYPEMSNGTLHHYFVPDGDYEENDDPEKCQLLFRVSDHRRCPQGETGQSSGLLSLTLREEFTVLGRQVEDAGRVLEGISKSISYDLDGEESYGKYLRRESNQIGDAYSNSDKSLTELESKFKQGRDQEGRQESRLNDDFLGMLIHTRSLLKETLDVSAGLRDKYELLSLTIRSHGTRLGRLKNDYLKV is encoded by the coding sequence ATGCCAGGGCTGTGGTATTTCTGGATGGGCTTCCTCTGCCATCTGTGCCATGGCTATTTCGATGGCCCCCTCTACCCAGAGATGTCCAACGGGACGCTGCATCACTACTTTGTGCCCGATGGGGACTATGAAGAGAACGACGACCCGGAGAAGTGTCAGCTGCTCTTCCGAGTGAGTGACCACCGGCGCTGCCCCCAAGGAGAGACGGGCCAGTCCAGCGGTTTGTTGAGCCTCACCCTGAGGGAGGAGTTCACAGTGCTGGGACGACAGGTAGAAGATGCTGGCAGGGTCCTGGAGGGCATCAGCAAGAGCATCTCCTACGACCTGGATGGAGAGGAAAGCTATGGAAAGTACCTGCGCCGAGAGTCCAATCAGATTGGTGATGCGTACTCCAACTCTGACAAGTCACTCACGGAACTGGAGAGCAAGTTCAAACAGGGCCGGGATCAGGAGGGCAGGCAAGAGAGCAGGCTTAATGATGACTTCTTGGGGATGCTGATTCACACCAGATCCCTTCTAAAGGAAACCTTGGATGTTTCTGCAGGATTGAGGGATAAGTACGAGCTGCTGTCCCTAACCATCCGAAGCCATGGGACCCGGTTAGGAAGACTCAAAAATGACTATCTCAAAGTGTAG